The Coriobacteriia bacterium genome segment GCGGCCTCATCCTCGCCGACACGACGCTCGTGGCGACGCTGCCTGAGACCTCCGAGCTTGCCGAGGGCGTGCGCGTCATCGGCATCCCCGCGTCGACGATGGCCGAGGAAGGCGGGCTCAAGGGCCTCGCGAACATCATCCTCGTCGGCAAGCTGTGGGAGCAGACGAAGTTCTGCAGCCGAGAGGCGCTCGACGCGGCGCTTGCCGGGTGCGTCCCGCCCCGTAAGGCACACCTGCTCGAGCCCAACAAGCGCGCGCTGCAGCTCGGCATCGACGCGTAGGAGACGCTGCGCACGAGGGGCGCCACGTGCAGGAGCAACCACGCAGGTAGACATACGCACGAGCCCGCGGGCCCGCTTTCCCTGAAGGAAGGCGGGCCCGCGGTTTTTGTTATGAGAGGCGCGAAGACCCAGGCGCCTGGCATCCGTGGGAGGACGCGCGGGGCGCAAGTAAACACTGGGGGTACCTGCAGGGGCAGCGTGCATAGGACGCGAGGTCGAGCGACGGGATACCCGGACCGCCAGCAGCGCGGGGTGCCTGCAACGCTGGGATATCCGCAGGATGCGCGGGGTACCGCGGGGCTTTCCCGGAGCCGCCCTCCGTGGCGCGATTTGCGGTTGTGCGAGGCTCTGCTCCGAGAAGACGCTGAGGTACCCGCGGACGTACGGAGCACCGCGAGGCCTCCCCAGGCCCGCCCTCCGTGGGCGCGATTTGCGGTTGTGCGAGGTCTTGTTCCAGGCGCGTCTCAAAAAGGGCGCGATTTGCGGCTCTGCAAGGTTTGTGCCGCACTCGCAAACCGTGCGAGAAAGACGCTCCTGAGAAAACCGCAGGTCAGAGCCGCGCACCTGCGATGGGCCACTCGCACGCAGCCCCAAAACACGGCGCAAATGTCGCACAGCCGTAAATCGTGCCCATTTTCGGAAGCCCCACGCGCAAAAGCTCGCACAACCGAAAATAGCGCCCAGGGTGGGGATCCGCAGACAGCGAAAGAAATGGCTGTGACGGCAGTCCCTCGATGACACCCGGGACGCAAGCCGGAAACGTCCCAGCGGCACTGGCGGCAATAGCTGAGGCGGTAGCCTAGCAATAGTGCCCGGAACGCGAGCCAGAAAATGCTTCGGCGGCACTGGCAGAGGCGGCAGGCCAGCAGTGGCACTCGGGGCGCGAGCAGGGAAACGTCCCGGCAGCGCTGGCAACGGCAGAAAGTTGGCGACAGAGCCCGAAGCGCAAGCCCGCGAGCTCCTTACCGCGCGGCGATGCTGGGGATGGCCTTGCGCAGCGCGGCAGCCACAAGACCGGCGGCGGCGCACTTGAAAATGTCAGGCAGAATGAAGGGGACAACCGCGACGCCAAGCGCAGCCGCAACGCCCATGTTGCCCACGAGCATGAGATGCACCGTGCCGACGACGTAGCACACCACGAGCACGACAGCGGCGCACGCCACGTCACCGGCGATGGCACGCACTCGCGTGGGTCCGCTCACAAGACGCCGTGCAAGCGAGCCGAGAAACGCCGAGAGGATGAAGCCGTACAGAAAGCCGCCCGTGGGACCGGCGATCATCGCGATGCCACCGCGCATGAGCGAGAAAATCGGCAAGCCAAGCGCGCCGAGCAGCACATAGCCCGCAAGCGCCGCAGCCGCCTGGCCGGGCGTCAGCACCATGGCAGCCAGGGCAACGACGAGCGTCTGCAGCGTGAACGGAACCGGGCCAATGGCGACGCTCACCTGGGCAGATACGGCGAGAAGTGCGATGACGACGCCCACCTGCGCCATGGCAACTGGCGAGACGCCCGAACCCGCAGCCGAACCTGTCGCCCGCACCTCTCGCCCGTCGCCCATGTCCTGCGCTCCCCTCGTCCGCGCAACAGCTGGCAGCCATCGCACAAACCCATCTGCATAGTCTGGTTTCCCACCGCGCAAGCGTACGGTCTGAGATGCCGGCCCGCGAACCAGGCCCGGCTATCCATCATTTTCCCACGGCGACAGCCCGGCCTCGCGGCACAGGCCCCGGCGCGCCCTACTCGAGCGAGCGCAGCGACGCCTGCTCGGCGGCGAGCATGACCTCCTGGCCGGCAGACGTCCGCACCGTCACGCGGCCCCAGACGTCAACGGCGACGAACATGCCCCGGCAGATCTCCACGCCCTCAGGCCCAAGCGCCACGACTGGGTGCCCCAGCATCGGCACGCAGTCGAAATACTCCGACAGGATGGGCGCGAGGGGGCCGGCCTTCGCGCGGCCGCCGCGCACCTCGGACGCCCAGGCATCGCACGCCTCGACGACGCGGTCGCGCACGAGCGTCGCCAGCACCTCGAAGTCCGGCAGCGCCCCAGCGGGCAGCTCGTCGGCAAGGTAGACCGGCTCGAGAGGGCTCGGCGACGCGGCCCCCGCAGGCGCGGGAACAACCTCCTCGCCCGTCGCGCGCGGCCTCGCCAGGTTGATGCCGATGCCAAGTACGGCAAACGGCCCGCCCTCGCCCGCACCCGCCTCGACGAGCAGGCCAGCGAGCTTACGGTTGTCGATGACAAGGTCGTTGGGCCACTTGATGCCGACGCGCGTTGCCAGGCCCGTAGCCTCGCGCACGGCGCGCAGCGCACCGAGGGCACACACGGCTGGCAGTCCCACGAAGTTCTGCGGGCCCACGCCAGGGCGCAGCACGATCGACAGGTACAGGCCGCCCTCCGGCGACGCCCACGCATGGCCGCGCCGCCCACGTCCGACACTCTGGGCGTGCGCCGCCACGGCCGTTCCCTGGGGGGCGCCCAGCCGGGCAAGCTCGCGCACGTCATCGTTCGTCGAGCCCGTCAAAGAGACGACGCTCACGGCAGGCAGAGCTTCTCCGCAACTCATCGAGAGCCTCCGTCCTCGGCGGGCCCCCACAACGGCCCCAGGTCGTCCGTCACGAGCCCCACGCGCTCCCCGCGCGGCAGGCAGGCGATTCCCTGCTGCGCGCAGAACTCCTCGGCGCCGCCCCAGCAGCCCGCGACGTCATCGAGTGGACGCAGCACGAAGTCCCGCTCGCCTATAAGGGGATGCGGCAGCGTCAGGCGCTCGCCCACGTGGGCCTCGCCTTCCATCCACAGCAGGTCGAGATCGAGGCTGCGCGGCCCGTTTGCGAGCGCGCGCACACGCCCGTGGGCGTTCTCGATACCCAGCAGGCCCGCGAGCAACGCCATCGGGTGCAGCTCCGTGCTCACGCGAGCGACGGCGTTCGCAAACACCGGCTGGTCGT includes the following:
- a CDS encoding 2-oxoacid:acceptor oxidoreductase family protein, whose translation is MASIKIVLAGFGGQGVLFAGKLIANTALIEDREVSWLPSYGPEMRGGTANCSVTIADEPIGSPLVTAPDALVAMNQPSLEKFMHAVEPGGLILADTTLVATLPETSELAEGVRVIGIPASTMAEEGGLKGLANIILVGKLWEQTKFCSREALDAALAGCVPPRKAHLLEPNKRALQLGIDA
- a CDS encoding biotin transporter BioY; translated protein: MGDGREVRATGSAAGSGVSPVAMAQVGVVIALLAVSAQVSVAIGPVPFTLQTLVVALAAMVLTPGQAAAALAGYVLLGALGLPIFSLMRGGIAMIAGPTGGFLYGFILSAFLGSLARRLVSGPTRVRAIAGDVACAAVVLVVCYVVGTVHLMLVGNMGVAAALGVAVVPFILPDIFKCAAAGLVAAALRKAIPSIAAR
- a CDS encoding biotin--[acetyl-CoA-carboxylase] ligase; amino-acid sequence: MSVVSLTGSTNDDVRELARLGAPQGTAVAAHAQSVGRGRRGHAWASPEGGLYLSIVLRPGVGPQNFVGLPAVCALGALRAVREATGLATRVGIKWPNDLVIDNRKLAGLLVEAGAGEGGPFAVLGIGINLARPRATGEEVVPAPAGAASPSPLEPVYLADELPAGALPDFEVLATLVRDRVVEACDAWASEVRGGRAKAGPLAPILSEYFDCVPMLGHPVVALGPEGVEICRGMFVAVDVWGRVTVRTSAGQEVMLAAEQASLRSLE